One Cohnella candidum genomic region harbors:
- a CDS encoding DNA primase — MDIAIIVEGKNDKSRLSRVLSPWIPVHCTFGTLNSGRIEALRKAVGNRQVFLFMDNDSSGRRIRGMLRDTFPDAEHIYTRKGYKGVEGTPEDYLIQQLEKAGLGEYILYPEPAPYSPSPI, encoded by the coding sequence ATGGATATCGCCATCATCGTGGAAGGGAAAAACGACAAAAGCCGCCTTTCCCGCGTCCTATCGCCCTGGATTCCCGTGCACTGCACGTTCGGAACGCTGAACAGCGGCCGGATCGAAGCTTTGCGCAAAGCCGTCGGAAACCGCCAAGTATTCCTTTTCATGGACAACGATTCCTCCGGCCGTCGGATCCGCGGCATGCTTCGCGACACGTTTCCGGACGCGGAGCATATCTATACCCGCAAAGGCTACAAAGGCGTCGAAGGAACGCCGGAAGATTACCTCATCCAGCAGTTGGAGAAAGCGGGGCTGGGAGAATACATTCTGTACCCGGAGCCGGCGCCTTACAGCCCCTCCCCTATTTAA
- a CDS encoding MFS transporter, which yields MKTAVWLYFFLFVAFFDLHAQYPMLTPFAVSLGAAPSFIGLVMGMYSITHLPGNLLAGYGVDRFGSRLFISASLTGAGILLLLQARVTDPWQLLYIRSASGFVLAFLSPACMALLARMARNHIHQGKLMAGNGLVHTIASVVSPAAGAWLAATIGFNASFTVLGWILLFTGLTSIAFIKEPAKLPMNAEGVPGESQIEAEPGRSGKDAAPFPRENGKFPWIVFILPIALSCSQGILSFELPMRARTSDEVLATGLLFSVMSLGALATLGLLFLNRYLPYSRTIAGLCLLAAGYYALASGWPVPLAAVLFALGMAKGVIFPAMTSFLLQLSGAGRYGRTFSFLSISMSIGSFIGPVAAGAIRGHMSPFFLSFLALMAALILLYPRRVYHDGWEGRPAIPPA from the coding sequence TTGAAAACTGCCGTCTGGCTCTATTTTTTCCTGTTCGTCGCCTTCTTCGATTTGCACGCCCAATACCCGATGCTGACGCCCTTCGCCGTCTCGCTCGGAGCGGCTCCGTCGTTCATCGGCCTGGTCATGGGCATGTATTCCATCACCCACCTTCCCGGAAATCTGCTCGCGGGTTACGGCGTGGACCGCTTCGGCAGCCGCCTGTTCATTTCCGCCAGCTTGACCGGTGCGGGCATTCTCCTGCTGCTTCAGGCGAGGGTCACCGACCCCTGGCAGCTCTTGTACATCCGTTCGGCGAGCGGGTTCGTCCTGGCGTTTCTGTCCCCGGCCTGCATGGCGCTTCTCGCGCGGATGGCCCGCAACCATATCCACCAAGGCAAGCTGATGGCCGGCAACGGTCTCGTCCATACGATCGCGTCGGTCGTCTCTCCCGCCGCCGGCGCATGGCTGGCCGCCACGATCGGCTTCAACGCTTCGTTCACGGTGCTGGGCTGGATTTTGCTGTTTACGGGTTTAACCTCGATCGCGTTCATCAAAGAGCCGGCCAAGCTGCCCATGAACGCCGAAGGCGTGCCGGGAGAATCGCAAATCGAAGCGGAACCCGGACGCTCGGGCAAAGACGCGGCCCCCTTCCCTCGGGAAAATGGGAAGTTCCCGTGGATCGTGTTCATCCTGCCCATCGCGCTTTCCTGCTCCCAAGGCATCCTGTCCTTCGAGCTCCCCATGCGCGCCCGCACGAGCGACGAGGTGCTGGCAACGGGACTGCTTTTTTCGGTCATGAGCCTCGGCGCCCTCGCTACGCTGGGCTTGCTCTTCCTGAACCGCTACCTGCCCTACTCCCGGACGATCGCCGGATTGTGCCTGCTGGCCGCCGGCTATTACGCGCTGGCGTCGGGCTGGCCCGTCCCTCTCGCCGCGGTTCTGTTCGCGCTCGGCATGGCCAAAGGAGTCATCTTCCCGGCGATGACGTCTTTCCTGCTGCAATTGAGCGGCGCCGGCCGCTACGGAAGAACGTTCTCTTTCCTGTCCATTTCCATGTCCATCGGCTCCTTCATCGGCCCCGTGGCCGCAGGGGCGATACGCGGCCATATGTCTCCGTTTTTCCTTTCGTTTCTCGCGTTGATGGCCGCGCTCATTCTGCTGTACCCCCGCCGCGTGTACCACGACGGCTGGGAAGGACGTCCCGCCATTCCTCCCGCCTGA
- a CDS encoding peptidoglycan D,D-transpeptidase FtsI family protein — protein sequence MSNSTTEEAQKKELRNRRHFSFRLNVFFFATFFVFSVLIVRLALLQFVDGPTLKAKEHEIGTRNVPIPPIRGNIYDSTGKPIAYSSSTQSLYFTLEPGTKKEKGQELAAKLVEVFNKYGSKTAKPLTAGEVFDYMDFDGAVHLPFQPRRIKSGLSKEEIAYFSEHREEFKGIDVVEESIRQYSPDKVAVQLVGYMKKLSGAGSLTKYKDIKTEETDPTLKYLDTEEVGFDGLELMYQDELRGRNGLKSYPVNNESRIIGPMQLTKPVKGNNLYLTINEDVQLATQKAIMDHLQFLRNSPATSMYHDGYQATTGYAVAMEVDTGKVVAMASMPDYDPNLWQGGISSKDYDAVKFFTGNGTIREVQAPYEDNKERSKHPSSLVYLGSTQKPLSVLVGLSEKLITPSSTFNDIGYFAFGATGHEVKVRNSHNAVNGTLTPARAIEKSSNAFMSAMIGNALYLKKGDAGIDIWDSYMKQFGLGVSTGSGLPGESSGFINYTIEAKKASTQSALVYASFGQQGRYTALQLAQYATMLANHGKRLKPQFVNEIKDAAGNVVQPYQPEVLNTVSFPDSYWKTIEAGMSKVSVKGFDDFPYEFMRKTGTSEQGVAGQLVENGVFIAYAPAKNPKLAVAVVVPQGGFGGWAAAPIARKIFDAYDAAVGLTGTPHKSTTPPIPLTY from the coding sequence GTGAGCAATTCCACGACGGAAGAAGCGCAAAAAAAAGAATTGCGCAATCGGCGCCATTTCAGCTTCCGTTTGAACGTGTTCTTTTTCGCGACTTTTTTCGTTTTCTCCGTTTTGATCGTTCGTTTGGCTCTCCTGCAATTCGTGGACGGGCCGACTTTGAAAGCCAAGGAGCATGAAATCGGGACCCGGAACGTGCCGATTCCCCCGATCCGCGGCAATATTTACGATTCGACCGGCAAACCGATCGCCTACTCCTCTTCGACGCAGTCGCTGTACTTCACGCTGGAGCCGGGGACGAAGAAGGAAAAAGGCCAGGAATTGGCCGCGAAGCTGGTCGAGGTATTCAACAAATACGGCAGCAAAACCGCGAAGCCGCTGACGGCGGGCGAAGTTTTCGATTACATGGACTTCGACGGCGCGGTGCATCTCCCGTTCCAGCCCCGGCGGATCAAGTCCGGGCTGAGCAAGGAAGAAATCGCGTATTTCTCCGAGCACCGGGAAGAGTTCAAAGGCATCGACGTCGTCGAAGAGAGCATCCGCCAGTACAGCCCCGACAAAGTCGCGGTGCAGCTCGTCGGCTACATGAAGAAGCTGAGCGGCGCGGGCTCTCTCACGAAGTACAAAGACATTAAAACCGAGGAGACCGATCCGACGCTTAAATACCTCGATACCGAGGAAGTCGGCTTCGACGGCCTGGAGCTGATGTACCAAGACGAGCTGCGCGGCCGCAACGGCCTCAAATCGTATCCGGTCAATAACGAAAGCCGGATCATCGGACCGATGCAACTGACGAAGCCGGTCAAGGGGAATAACCTGTACCTGACGATCAACGAGGACGTCCAGCTCGCGACGCAGAAAGCGATCATGGACCACCTGCAGTTTTTGCGGAATTCGCCGGCGACCTCCATGTACCACGACGGCTACCAAGCCACGACCGGCTACGCCGTCGCCATGGAAGTGGACACCGGGAAGGTCGTCGCGATGGCCAGCATGCCGGACTACGATCCGAACTTGTGGCAAGGGGGCATCAGCTCCAAGGACTACGACGCCGTGAAGTTTTTCACCGGCAACGGGACGATCCGCGAGGTTCAGGCTCCTTACGAGGACAACAAGGAACGCAGCAAGCACCCGTCCTCGCTCGTTTACCTGGGTTCGACGCAGAAGCCGCTTTCGGTCTTGGTGGGATTGTCGGAAAAGCTCATCACGCCTTCGTCCACCTTCAACGACATCGGTTATTTCGCGTTCGGCGCGACAGGGCATGAGGTGAAGGTCCGCAACTCCCACAACGCGGTCAACGGAACGCTCACCCCTGCCAGGGCGATCGAGAAGTCCTCCAACGCCTTCATGTCCGCGATGATCGGCAATGCGCTGTACCTGAAGAAAGGCGACGCCGGCATCGACATTTGGGACAGCTACATGAAGCAGTTCGGCTTGGGCGTCTCGACAGGCAGCGGATTGCCGGGCGAAAGCAGCGGCTTTATCAACTATACGATCGAAGCCAAGAAGGCGAGTACCCAGTCCGCTCTCGTCTACGCTTCTTTCGGACAGCAAGGTCGCTATACGGCGCTGCAGCTGGCGCAATACGCGACGATGCTCGCTAACCATGGCAAACGGCTGAAGCCGCAGTTCGTGAACGAAATCAAAGACGCGGCGGGCAACGTCGTGCAGCCTTATCAGCCTGAGGTTCTCAATACGGTCAGTTTCCCGGATTCCTACTGGAAGACGATCGAAGCCGGGATGTCCAAGGTCAGCGTGAAAGGCTTCGACGACTTCCCCTATGAGTTCATGAGGAAAACGGGGACCTCCGAGCAGGGCGTCGCGGGACAGCTCGTCGAGAACGGCGTGTTCATCGCTTACGCGCCCGCGAAAAACCCGAAACTGGCCGTCGCGGTCGTCGTACCGCAAGGCGGCTTCGGCGGCTGGGCGGCGGCTCCGATCGCGCGCAAGATTTTCGACGCGTACGATGCCGCCGTCGGGCTGACCGGCACGCCGCACAAGTCCACTACCCCGCCTATCCCGCTAACTTATTAG
- a CDS encoding ThuA domain-containing protein yields the protein MVRVTVWNEFKHEQIHEEVRKVYPEGLHRAIAAGLEGDADLKVRTATQPEPEHGLTEEVLNDTDVLVWWGHMAHDEVDDAIVNRVHERVLNGMGLVVLHSGHFSKIFKKLMGTGCDLKWREANEKERIWTVDPSHPIAAGIPEYFEIKPEEMYGEHFDVPAPDELIFVSWFEGGEVFRSGCTWHRGQGKIFYFRPGHETYPTYFDPTVRRVIANGVKWAAPSGAAKPVRGNHKPLEAIKGIEA from the coding sequence ATGGTACGCGTTACGGTATGGAATGAATTCAAACACGAGCAAATCCACGAGGAAGTGCGCAAGGTATATCCGGAAGGCCTGCACCGTGCGATCGCCGCAGGACTGGAAGGCGACGCCGATCTGAAAGTTCGCACGGCGACCCAGCCGGAACCCGAGCATGGGCTGACGGAAGAGGTGCTGAACGATACCGACGTGCTGGTCTGGTGGGGGCACATGGCGCATGACGAGGTGGACGATGCCATCGTGAACCGCGTCCACGAGCGCGTCCTGAACGGGATGGGGCTGGTCGTGCTGCACTCCGGCCATTTCTCGAAAATTTTCAAAAAGCTGATGGGCACGGGCTGCGATCTCAAATGGCGCGAAGCCAACGAGAAGGAGCGCATTTGGACGGTGGATCCGTCCCATCCGATCGCCGCGGGCATCCCGGAGTATTTCGAAATCAAGCCCGAGGAAATGTACGGAGAGCACTTCGACGTTCCGGCGCCGGACGAGCTGATTTTCGTCAGCTGGTTCGAGGGCGGAGAAGTGTTCCGCAGCGGCTGCACCTGGCATCGGGGTCAAGGCAAAATCTTCTACTTCCGTCCCGGCCACGAGACGTATCCCACTTATTTCGATCCGACCGTCCGCCGCGTAATCGCCAACGGCGTCAAGTGGGCGGCACCTTCCGGCGCGGCCAAGCCGGTGCGCGGCAACCACAAGCCGCTGGAAGCGATCAAGGGAATTGAGGCGTAA
- the cyoE gene encoding heme o synthase — MFKDLVALTKPRIIRLNLIAAFGGFWVASKWDIDVWLLIWMLLGSALTMASACVFNNYLDRDFDTKMARTQNRALPQGRMKPSFVLGYAVVLGVIGSAILFILVNPLTGWLGLLGMFVYVVIYTMWLKRNSTWSTSVGGISGAMPPVIGYCAVTNTVDEGAWILFALLFLWQPPHFWSLAIRRREEYRAAGFPLLPVVKGVTRTKWQMLPYIALLLPASILMNTYGYVGKYFLILSLALGVVWLVHALTGLRAKDDEKWAKADFFLSINYLMVMFLVMILNTNGV, encoded by the coding sequence GTGTTCAAAGATCTTGTGGCCCTGACCAAACCGCGCATCATTCGGCTCAACCTGATTGCGGCATTCGGCGGTTTCTGGGTCGCTTCCAAATGGGATATCGATGTATGGCTGCTAATCTGGATGCTTCTCGGCTCTGCGCTGACGATGGCATCCGCTTGCGTTTTCAACAACTATCTGGACCGCGATTTCGACACCAAAATGGCGAGAACGCAAAACCGCGCGCTGCCGCAAGGCCGCATGAAACCGTCATTCGTGCTCGGATATGCGGTCGTTCTCGGCGTAATCGGCTCGGCGATTCTGTTTATCCTCGTCAACCCGTTGACCGGCTGGCTCGGGCTGCTTGGCATGTTCGTGTACGTCGTCATTTACACGATGTGGCTCAAACGCAACTCGACCTGGAGCACGTCCGTCGGAGGCATCTCCGGCGCGATGCCGCCCGTGATCGGGTACTGCGCGGTGACGAATACGGTGGACGAAGGGGCATGGATCCTGTTCGCGCTCTTGTTCCTATGGCAGCCACCGCATTTTTGGTCACTTGCCATCCGCAGACGAGAAGAATACCGCGCGGCCGGATTCCCGCTGCTGCCGGTCGTCAAAGGCGTGACGCGGACGAAGTGGCAGATGCTTCCTTATATCGCGTTGCTGCTTCCGGCTTCCATCCTGATGAACACTTACGGTTACGTGGGCAAATATTTCTTGATTCTGTCGCTGGCCTTGGGCGTCGTTTGGCTTGTCCACGCTTTGACCGGGCTGCGTGCCAAAGACGACGAAAAATGGGCGAAAGCCGACTTTTTCCTCTCCATTAACTACTTGATGGTTATGTTTTTGGTCATGATCCTCAATACGAACGGAGTGTAA
- a CDS encoding SCO family protein, with translation MEQEQKTAVSRKRYTFPLIVLAVCLVLGGYILWSQNSTSKYPKGADFSYTDTDGQTVTLKNTNGNVRLLYFFYSYCPDVCPPTTFLMSQVQDELKKTGDFGKDVEFLSVTIDPTRDTPERMKEFGGKLGADLSGWKFLRGDEKATAELAKKYQILVTKDEEGNFGHMNLIVLLDKKGRIRDWISANDYFANGKDNLPLSDFVKKITDLL, from the coding sequence GTGGAACAAGAGCAAAAAACGGCCGTGAGCCGGAAGCGTTACACGTTCCCCTTGATCGTGCTGGCGGTCTGCCTCGTGCTGGGAGGCTACATCCTCTGGAGTCAAAACAGCACCTCGAAGTATCCGAAAGGCGCGGACTTTTCCTACACCGATACGGATGGTCAAACGGTCACGCTGAAAAACACGAACGGCAACGTCCGCCTGCTCTATTTCTTCTACTCCTATTGCCCGGACGTATGTCCGCCGACGACTTTCCTGATGTCGCAAGTGCAGGACGAGCTCAAGAAGACCGGAGACTTCGGCAAGGACGTGGAATTCCTGTCGGTCACGATCGACCCGACGCGGGATACCCCGGAGCGCATGAAGGAGTTCGGCGGCAAGCTCGGCGCCGACTTGAGCGGATGGAAATTCCTTCGGGGCGACGAGAAAGCGACGGCCGAGCTGGCCAAGAAATACCAGATTCTCGTCACCAAGGATGAAGAGGGCAACTTCGGGCATATGAACCTGATCGTGCTCCTGGATAAGAAAGGCAGAATCCGCGATTGGATTTCCGCCAACGATTACTTCGCGAACGGCAAGGATAACCTGCCGCTCAGCGATTTCGTCAAAAAAATCACCGATTTGCTGTAA
- a CDS encoding DUF456 domain-containing protein — protein sequence MDIIGWLLIAALFALGMAGAVFPVLPGALAIYAAFFVYGLFFSFEPFGFWFWTIQTLIVALLFVADYLVNAWGVKKYGGSRASVIGSTIGILIGPFVIPAFGLVIGPLAGAVLGEWIDGVARGVRLDKAFFVRSLKVGWGALVGLLSSTVVKVLLQLAMIVIFVIWLVF from the coding sequence ATGGACATCATCGGTTGGCTGCTCATCGCGGCATTGTTCGCGCTGGGCATGGCGGGTGCGGTGTTCCCGGTGCTGCCGGGTGCGCTCGCGATTTACGCCGCTTTCTTCGTGTACGGCTTGTTCTTCTCGTTCGAGCCGTTCGGGTTCTGGTTTTGGACGATCCAGACACTCATTGTCGCGCTGCTCTTCGTCGCCGATTACCTCGTCAATGCCTGGGGGGTAAAAAAATACGGCGGCTCCAGGGCTTCGGTCATCGGCAGCACGATCGGCATCCTGATCGGGCCTTTCGTCATTCCGGCGTTCGGTTTGGTCATCGGTCCGCTCGCCGGCGCCGTGCTCGGGGAATGGATCGACGGGGTCGCCCGCGGCGTCCGCTTGGACAAGGCCTTCTTCGTCCGTTCCCTGAAAGTCGGCTGGGGCGCGTTGGTCGGACTGCTCAGCAGTACGGTCGTGAAGGTGCTCCTGCAGCTGGCGATGATCGTCATTTTCGTCATTTGGCTTGTTTTTTGA
- a CDS encoding putative polysaccharide biosynthesis protein, whose protein sequence is MKKDTLLKGTLILAAAALVARALGILQRVPLEHVLSDKGDIYYGVANNVYLFLLVVATAGLPSAVSKMVSERYALGREDEARQIYRAALLFGIAAGLVITLLMFGLAPLIAGPIMHEPGAAASIRAIAPSLLLFPIIAMMRGYYQGRHFMAAGGMSQIIEQILRVAAAIGIAFSFAAWGWGDEWIAAGASFGSVFGSIGAFLVMLYYGRKLSAADKQAGGSVDRKASVKLALAGIYRELFRLSVPIIFTSVTVQLTYTLDSILIKPLLSGHFAPDTIYEWGSVLVQRAQSIAGIPVILAVALGQSIIPVISSAHATGDRNKVGKQASLAIRIAVFSGMPVVLLMSVGAYSVNGFLFSSDAGSLIVAMLTFGTIFQIGMMITNSMLLGIGQPRKATMHVITGMLIKVILSFALAPWLGVYGLILATSVCFIWALGFNILSLKKRTALQVIEGRRWAGFLATVVIVAAVLWGLQKGVLGLLGGLPEKVGFLFSSAVMGLAVLGVYPTLLVLLNVITREETDSYPKAVRKLLAPIFKLRGSRATGS, encoded by the coding sequence GTGAAAAAGGACACGCTGCTTAAAGGCACGCTCATCCTCGCCGCGGCGGCTCTCGTGGCGAGGGCCCTGGGCATCCTCCAGCGGGTGCCGCTGGAGCATGTGCTGAGCGATAAAGGCGACATCTACTACGGTGTGGCTAACAACGTTTATTTGTTTCTGTTGGTGGTGGCGACGGCCGGTTTACCGAGCGCCGTCAGCAAAATGGTGTCCGAGCGTTACGCGCTCGGACGCGAAGACGAAGCGCGGCAAATCTACCGCGCCGCCCTTCTGTTCGGTATCGCGGCAGGCCTGGTCATCACGCTGCTCATGTTCGGCCTCGCGCCGCTCATTGCCGGACCGATCATGCACGAGCCGGGAGCGGCCGCTTCGATCCGGGCCATCGCGCCTTCGCTGCTGCTGTTTCCCATCATTGCGATGATGCGAGGGTACTATCAGGGCCGCCATTTCATGGCGGCGGGCGGCATGTCCCAGATCATCGAACAGATTCTCCGCGTGGCGGCGGCGATCGGGATCGCCTTCTCTTTCGCGGCGTGGGGCTGGGGAGACGAATGGATCGCCGCCGGCGCGTCGTTCGGGAGCGTGTTCGGCAGCATCGGCGCTTTCCTGGTCATGCTGTACTACGGCCGCAAGCTGTCCGCGGCAGATAAACAGGCAGGAGGCAGCGTTGACCGGAAAGCATCGGTCAAGCTGGCGCTCGCCGGCATTTACCGGGAATTGTTCCGGCTTTCCGTTCCGATCATCTTCACTTCCGTGACCGTGCAATTGACGTATACGCTGGACTCGATTCTGATCAAACCGCTACTGAGCGGCCACTTCGCGCCAGACACGATTTACGAGTGGGGCAGCGTACTCGTCCAGCGCGCGCAGTCGATCGCGGGCATTCCCGTCATCCTGGCGGTGGCCCTGGGCCAGTCCATCATCCCGGTCATTTCATCCGCCCACGCGACGGGAGACCGCAACAAAGTCGGCAAGCAAGCTTCGCTCGCGATCCGGATCGCCGTCTTCAGCGGCATGCCGGTCGTGCTGCTGATGTCGGTCGGCGCTTACAGCGTGAACGGGTTCCTGTTCAGCTCGGACGCCGGCAGCCTGATCGTCGCCATGCTGACGTTCGGCACCATTTTCCAGATCGGCATGATGATCACCAACTCGATGCTGCTCGGGATCGGCCAGCCGCGCAAAGCGACGATGCACGTCATCACCGGCATGCTCATCAAAGTCATCCTCAGCTTTGCGCTGGCTCCTTGGCTCGGCGTTTACGGCCTCATTTTAGCGACTTCGGTATGTTTCATCTGGGCGCTCGGCTTCAACATCCTGAGCCTCAAGAAAAGAACGGCCCTCCAAGTCATCGAAGGCCGCCGTTGGGCGGGGTTCCTGGCAACGGTCGTGATCGTGGCTGCCGTCCTGTGGGGGCTTCAGAAGGGCGTTCTCGGCCTGCTGGGCGGACTCCCGGAGAAGGTCGGATTCCTGTTCTCCTCGGCCGTCATGGGACTGGCCGTCCTGGGCGTATATCCGACGCTTCTCGTCCTGCTGAACGTCATCACCCGGGAAGAAACGGATTCTTATCCGAAGGCGGTCCGAAAGCTGCTGGCTC
- a CDS encoding transglutaminase domain-containing protein has product MSGWFAWNVQETNLVTAVLLAIVALSLLQGIRKGGGGSARQLFSFLIHSVVTVGAVVLSAYAASSVSARLREWLMETGLTRPSPGASYFKQFSYTVMAGLRDLPLFRFAVVFLLCYMIIRLLTGLFTRWFALIGSAPFALLPSGGVVGRSAGGAIGAAMGAVRALLLTALLFGYCALFPQGPYTSYIEQSGLYREVAAQVIRPAAGPLLEKRLPVFAQAMSGELDQLWLRRYDVIDAEVPDDIVRAAKEITKDKTGDEAKARALYEWVGSRIAYDHDKVTAYEVRGEWREQNPEQTFETRKGVCIDYARLYAAMARAVDLDVRVVTGQGYDGRGGFGAHAWNEVYLSETGKWVPLDPTWANSGNWFNSPRFSDTHIRQA; this is encoded by the coding sequence ATGTCCGGTTGGTTCGCGTGGAACGTGCAGGAGACCAATCTGGTCACGGCCGTCCTGCTGGCGATCGTCGCCCTGTCGCTGCTCCAAGGCATTCGCAAAGGGGGGGGCGGGTCCGCCAGGCAGCTTTTTTCCTTTCTGATCCACTCGGTCGTGACGGTCGGGGCCGTCGTTCTGTCGGCCTATGCCGCTTCCTCGGTTTCCGCCCGCCTCAGGGAATGGCTGATGGAGACCGGACTCACCCGGCCGTCGCCGGGAGCGAGTTATTTCAAGCAATTCAGCTATACCGTGATGGCCGGCCTCCGGGACTTGCCGTTATTCCGGTTTGCCGTCGTTTTTCTTCTGTGCTACATGATCATTCGGCTTCTCACCGGCTTGTTCACCCGGTGGTTCGCGCTGATCGGCTCCGCTCCTTTCGCGCTGTTGCCGTCCGGCGGCGTCGTGGGACGGTCGGCAGGCGGCGCCATCGGCGCGGCGATGGGAGCGGTAAGGGCGCTGCTGCTGACGGCGCTGCTGTTCGGATACTGCGCGCTGTTCCCTCAAGGTCCGTATACCAGCTACATCGAGCAGTCGGGCCTGTACCGGGAGGTCGCGGCCCAAGTGATCCGCCCCGCCGCGGGGCCGCTGCTGGAAAAGCGGCTTCCCGTCTTCGCCCAAGCGATGTCGGGAGAGCTGGATCAGCTCTGGCTGCGCCGATACGACGTCATCGACGCGGAAGTGCCGGACGATATCGTGCGGGCGGCCAAGGAGATCACGAAGGATAAGACCGGGGACGAGGCCAAGGCACGCGCCCTGTACGAATGGGTAGGCTCCCGGATCGCCTATGACCATGATAAGGTGACCGCCTACGAGGTTCGCGGGGAATGGCGGGAACAGAATCCGGAGCAGACGTTCGAAACCAGAAAAGGCGTCTGCATCGACTACGCCCGGCTGTATGCCGCGATGGCTCGCGCCGTCGACCTCGACGTCCGTGTCGTGACCGGGCAAGGCTATGACGGACGCGGCGGATTCGGGGCGCATGCCTGGAACGAGGTCTACTTGTCCGAGACGGGCAAGTGGGTGCCGCTCGATCCTACGTGGGCGAATTCGGGGAACTGGTTCAATTCCCCAAGATTTTCCGACACTCATATTCGGCAAGCTTAA
- a CDS encoding Cof-type HAD-IIB family hydrolase, with amino-acid sequence MPRYRLLALDLDGTLLNENSEISPGNAEWVKRAQEAGVTVVLSTGRGFPSALPFAEQLGLDNPMIVVNGGEIWRKPHELHRRTLLDSDIVNRLHQLAQKHGDTWFWAYSTENIYNKERWVDDIGSRDWLKFGYYTEELPVLQAILDEIQTWGGLEISNSSPFNLEINPEGVSKATALEEVCRLIGCDMSEVATVGDSLNDIAAIRACGLGVAMGNAQEEVKAAADFVTASHLEDGVAFMIQEYVLKD; translated from the coding sequence ATGCCGCGATATCGCTTATTGGCGCTGGATTTGGACGGGACGCTGCTGAACGAGAACAGCGAAATCAGTCCCGGCAATGCGGAGTGGGTAAAGCGCGCCCAAGAAGCCGGCGTCACGGTGGTTTTGTCCACCGGCCGGGGATTTCCGAGCGCACTTCCGTTCGCGGAGCAGCTCGGACTCGACAATCCGATGATCGTCGTGAACGGCGGGGAAATCTGGCGCAAGCCGCATGAGCTGCACCGCAGGACCTTGCTGGATTCCGACATCGTCAACCGCCTGCATCAATTGGCGCAGAAGCACGGCGACACCTGGTTCTGGGCGTACTCGACGGAAAATATCTACAACAAAGAACGCTGGGTCGACGACATCGGCTCCCGCGACTGGCTGAAATTCGGTTACTATACGGAAGAGCTCCCCGTGCTGCAAGCCATTTTGGATGAAATCCAAACGTGGGGCGGACTCGAGATCAGCAACTCCTCTCCCTTTAATCTGGAAATCAATCCCGAAGGCGTCTCCAAAGCGACGGCGCTCGAGGAAGTATGCCGGCTGATCGGCTGCGACATGTCCGAGGTCGCGACGGTCGGCGACAGCCTGAACGACATTGCCGCGATCCGGGCCTGCGGACTCGGCGTCGCGATGGGCAACGCGCAGGAGGAAGTGAAAGCGGCCGCCGACTTCGTGACGGCAAGCCATTTGGAAGACGGAGTCGCCTTCATGATCCAGGAATACGTGCTGAAGGACTGA